Within Bdellovibrio bacteriovorus HD100, the genomic segment AATCTGTTTTACCTGACGGGCTGGGAAGAGCCTGAGTCTGTTTTGATTCATCGCCCGGGTCTGACTCCGGAAACAGTGATGTTCGTGCGCCGTCGTGACGTGGAAAGAGAAACCTGGGATGGTTTCCGCTATGGTCCGGAAGGCTGCGAGCGTGAATTTAAAATCGACAAAGCGTATCCGTTTGATGAACTGACCAAGGTGGCGCCTCAGCTTTTGAAAGAAGTCGACCGCGTTTATTACAGCCAGTACAAAAACCAGGAGATGGATCACAAGATGCAGGAGATTCTGCAAACGGTGAAAGCTCTTCAGGGGCGCATGGGGAATGGCCTGTTGGCGATTCACGATGCGGATATTCTGCTGGGCGAGCTTCGTCTGGTGAAATCTGAATACGAACTGACTCAGCTGCGTGAGGCGTGCGAGATTTCCGCTCAGGCCCACTTGGCAGCTATGCGTTTCACCCGTCCGGGTGTGACGGAACGCCAGGTTCAAGGGGTGCTTGCGCACAACTTCTATATGAGAGGTTCTGCCCGTGAAGGTTACAACTATATCGTGGCTTCCGGAAATGCCGCGACGACCTTGCACTATAACTTCAATGACCAGGTCTGCAAAGACGGGGACCTGTTGCTGATTGATGCGGGTGCCGAGTTCAACTACTACACAGGTGATATCACCCGCACTTATCCGGTGAATGGCAAGTTCACGGACGAGCAGGCGCGTGTGTACGAAGGTGTTTTGAAAGTTCAAAAGCAGATCTGTGACTATGTAAAGCCGGGGATTTTCTTTAAAGACCTGCACGACATGGGAACGTCTTTATTGACGGATCTGATGTTGGATCTGGGTTTGTTGTCCGGTCGCAAGGATGATTTGATTCAGGCTTTGGCGCAGAAAAAGTATTATCCACACGGTATCGGCCACTGGCTGGGTATGGATGTGCATGATGCGGGTCTGTACTTCAAAAAGAACGAACCGCGTCCGATCGAAGCCAATATGTGCTTCACGATCGAACCGGGTCTTTACATCCCGGCTGACGATGCATCAGCTCCTCAGAAATACCGTGGTATCGGTATTCGTATCGAGGACAATCTGCGTGTGACGTCTTCAGGATCCGAGAACATGACTTCGTCTGTTCCCAAAGAGATTGCTGACATTGAAAAGGTTGTCGGCAAAGCTTAAGCATTTGGAACCGAAAAAGGCTCACCGCAAGGTGGGCCTTTTTTATGTCAGCATGCTGTTGTCAACATGGCGAAGGTTCTGCGAAATCACGGAAAGGTGATTTTTAAGCTCGCTGGACCGCACCAGTCCCCATTGGCTTTCGTTTTCGATAGAGCGCAGGGTCTTTTTAAAGCTGGCAGTCAGATTCTCCATATCCGCCAGCAAGGACTCCAGGGCGCTGGAAAACTCTTTCACCCGGGCCATTTCAATTTTTCCCACCACACAGATCACATCCATGCCCGCGGTGACCTTGGACAGCATATTGATAGAGCGGCTCAGGGACTTGTTTTCCTTGATCAGCTTCTTGGCAGTTTCTTCCACATCTGCAAAGTTGGCCGAAATCAGACTTTTTAAAAGATGGCAGTTCTGCAGAAGAAACGCCTCCTGCTCGGGACTTTGTGTTTCATCAATCAGATGGTTCATCATTTCAATCTGCAGACGTGACGTGGCCATGGAAAAATACATGCGTGAGGCTGCGACACTGAAGTTGGCGAAGATTTCGTCAAATTCACGGGAGCTTTCATCAATTTCCAGCGCGAGCCTTTCGAGGTTCTTGGAAACAACACTCAAGGTTTTTCCGGCCTCGCCAAGTTTGGCGGCAGAGATTGTCAGATTGGTCGTGACCATCTGCACTTCACGGCAAATGTCGCTGATATTTTGCGCCTGATTGTTGCGGCTGAATCGCTGGCTGAGTGAATCGGCCAGATCAAAAGCGGTCCGCGCAGCTTTGGTGCACTTGCTGGAGGCCTCCTGAATTTCTTCGACGCGTTCGGAGCGGTCGAAAGTCAAAGGGGCCTTTTTTTTAAAGTGCAGCAACAACTGGTCCCGGGACTTCATTTCCTCCAGAAGGGCGCGGGTCATGAAGGCGTCATAGCTGGCAAAACCAAGTTTATGAAGTTCTGAAAGAAGAAGT encodes:
- a CDS encoding PAS domain-containing protein, which gives rise to MTLEADFALNELFFSKTDFKGRIESGNQVFVRVSEYSNDEILGRPHNIIRHQDMPRSVFKLFWGYLQSHRPIAAYVKNKSKTGKYYWVFAMAFPMTDGYLSIRIKPSSVFLGEVQRIYEGLVSQENAGLGIEQSEGLLLSELHKLGFASYDAFMTRALLEEMKSRDQLLLHFKKKAPLTFDRSERVEEIQEASSKCTKAARTAFDLADSLSQRFSRNNQAQNISDICREVQMVTTNLTISAAKLGEAGKTLSVVSKNLERLALEIDESSREFDEIFANFSVAASRMYFSMATSRLQIEMMNHLIDETQSPEQEAFLLQNCHLLKSLISANFADVEETAKKLIKENKSLSRSINMLSKVTAGMDVICVVGKIEMARVKEFSSALESLLADMENLTASFKKTLRSIENESQWGLVRSSELKNHLSVISQNLRHVDNSMLT
- a CDS encoding aminopeptidase P family protein encodes the protein MSRKPIYDMNIFSERRKKAGEQIPGGALVVASHPEYIRNHDCHFPYRQDSNLFYLTGWEEPESVLIHRPGLTPETVMFVRRRDVERETWDGFRYGPEGCEREFKIDKAYPFDELTKVAPQLLKEVDRVYYSQYKNQEMDHKMQEILQTVKALQGRMGNGLLAIHDADILLGELRLVKSEYELTQLREACEISAQAHLAAMRFTRPGVTERQVQGVLAHNFYMRGSAREGYNYIVASGNAATTLHYNFNDQVCKDGDLLLIDAGAEFNYYTGDITRTYPVNGKFTDEQARVYEGVLKVQKQICDYVKPGIFFKDLHDMGTSLLTDLMLDLGLLSGRKDDLIQALAQKKYYPHGIGHWLGMDVHDAGLYFKKNEPRPIEANMCFTIEPGLYIPADDASAPQKYRGIGIRIEDNLRVTSSGSENMTSSVPKEIADIEKVVGKA